TGTGGAAAGAAATCAGTTGTTGTGCTAGCCCATAGAATGtgttgggttttttaaaaataaaataaaaaactttgccataatatgccaactcagtgacaaaacaaatgtatattgTTCATAGTTTTATTACAACACTTGAAACAGAAGTGACTATTTggcatttttttcatcaaaaaaacttttgccacacaggctaatataaaaaatcatctttataaaaaataaaaaatctgcatttatagaacacattgtatttatttttatttttccatagattgcgttgttgccgttctcgttgttagtgttaatcagtttaaccaccagggtccaagttgaactatgcggttgttccctgtacttggaccggtacttctctctaggggtttcgtcatacttgttcctggttatggttatacactttgttgtacgtcgctctggataagagcgtctgccaaatgcctgtaatgtaatgtaatgtaatattttttcctgcattctggctcattaatagaatttttttttttttttaaataactcaaTATCCAGCATTAATAACACAGAAGGAATGTTCCGCTGAACGCCTGCTCTTCTGCAGGCACTTTCAGGGACCTCAAACAGAGCGATAGCGCCAGGAGCCCCTGTCTCCCGCAGGGACCACCTGTCTCCAGGAAACAGAGGTCAGAGGGACTGACTGACAGAATGTGCGCTCTGGGCTCCTGTGAAGGGGTAGGCATGCGGCTCTCGTGTTAAAGAGGCGGAGCATCCCGGCGTTTCGTGTAAAACAGTCACGCgcctcacacaaacacgagGAACCTGTGACGCTCAGCCATGCCGAAGAGTGACAAGAGAGGGCTCCTTTAAATTTAGGGCACCTTCACTTCCGCCACTAAAGCTTCTGCCCATCAGCCAccaatgtgaaaataaacaaataaataaagtgtgtgCGACAAACCTGTTGGGTGTCACACTGGTTAAATGCTCTGGCTGCTTTCTGCCATATGTGATGAGGTTTCTCTCATAGGAGTACCATCTCCATGCCTTTATGGATTGTATTAAGAGCTCAGTAAATATTACCAAAAACACCCTGGAAATTAGTCTTTTGGCCCCTCAGACTAAATGGTTGATGGTTGACTAGATGGAAGAGCACCAGAGTTCACATGAAATTGCAGCGTAACATTCGCCTCGTTTCACTTCTAGAAAgcgccaccagggggcacagTTCTTCCTGTGAGGCATGACCCTCTCTTCCTGTGGTGAGAAGTTTAGTTCCATACTGCTCAAACCAGATGACGAAGGGGGTGTGACACTTAACGCCTTAAAGGATCCGGCTCTAAaaacatcttttctttttttacccaatAGGAGTGATTGCTAATTGTGTTACTATATTGTGATTACTATATATATAGTAATTGCAGGGGCAGCTTCAATACCTTCTGTGAAGTCACATAGAAGATCAAGCTTTCAAaataaaccctaaaccctataTAAGTACTCTCGGAGTGCAGAGAGCAGTGATTCAGGAAGTGTACAGCATTGCTCACTAGTCACTGCTCACAGCCTACAGGGTTATAAATTACTGTCAACTGGCCCAGTTGGTTGTTTGCACTCACTGTTCGTAGCAGTGACTACGTGCTGAAAAATTAAGGACATTCTCATATTTTTTGCCATAGCCCAGCGTGTATTTTCAGCTTGGCGCTAACAGGCTCCACTGGTAGTGTGTTCTTTTTCCATGTTTATTCTTGGCATGCTGCAGTTTGTTACACAGTTGTTTTTCATTGGAACTGGTATAAATTTTTCACTGGAAGGCACGTCCAGGACCAATTAGCCACTGACGTGCAACACAAGGCAACAAGCCAAGATAAGATTTCAGCGCGCATTTGTCTACTTTCAACAAGAATCACAGCAGACAATTAAGAGCTAAATTGGATCCAAAATCTCAGTGTTCAAATAGCGAGAACAGTGGATAGCTAGCCCCTCCCTCCTACACCGCCTAATGCAAAAACAAGTTCTGATATGAAGATAAGTTTGTTTGTGAGCAGGTGAATCTGGAACCGCtattacccagcatgcagttAGTTCTGAGGGATCGGATCGGGACAGGGGTGCataaacgggggggggggggggttgtatctCCCACACTCACAGCTGCCAGGGCCACAGAGCAGCTCCCAGCCACACCGCTGTGACTGCACAGGGCTCATTACCGCCATTATGCGCCATTTATTTCTGTTAGCGCACTGCACAGTCCATTAGGACCTGAGCTACTGTAAAATACAGCTAGCGTACGCACAGTAGACTTGAGGCAAGCCCTATAGGGCCCGGCCTAGCCCTACTTTAAAAACAGTGTTACCACAGgacaagagacacacacacatgcacacacacacacatgcacgcacgcacgcacgcacacacgcacacacttaccaATGGGCTCCTCCTCAAATTGTTGCTCTGTCGCAACAGGTTCTTCTGTTTAACCAAAGTCACCAAACAAGCAACACGAAACAATTAACAGGACAGAACACCAAACAAAAAGCACCACCTTTACACATAAGTATGAAACACACTACAAAAACTAGCACCAAATAGTAGCACAAAATTAGGGTTTTAGAATTCTTGTGGAGATAAACTTAGAGATTTAACCAATCACTGCCATAGAAGAACCAATAAAACCAGTCCTCCAAACTCTGAGATTTACACTAAATAGACTAAAGCCCTCCAAAACCTGGACAAGGAACCCTGACCGGCATCTTCCCCACATGGAGAGCTAAACAGTtaccaacccacacacacacaccaaggtCCAGTctagctctcacacacatagtCTGTCTCCCTATAATACACagccacatgcatgcacgtacatacatacacaaaacacatacactaGAACTGCAGCataaatttacataaattaaattttttttccctttggcCTCGTGTTTCctgcatgggggtggggggaggagcgtGCTCACTCGCTCCCCCTACAGGACGTTGGCTGTGGCAACACGTGCAAAGTTCACTCTCCTCAATATGGAGACAAACGAACAGGGACTAGCTCGCTGGGCAGCTCACTGAGCAGCTGTATCTCCCACACTCACAGCTGCCAGGGCCACAGAGCAGCTCCCAGCCACACCGCTGTGACTGCACAGGGCTCATTACCGCCATTATGCGCCATTTATTTCTGTTAGCGCACTGCACAGTCCATTAGCACCTGAGCTACTGTAAAATACAGCTAGCGTACGCACAGTAGACTTGAGGCAAGCCCTATAGGGCCCGGCCTAGCCCTACTTTAAAAACAGTGTTACCACAGgacaagagacacacacacatgcacacacacacacatgcacacacgcacgcacacacttaccaATCGGCTCCTCCTCAAATTGTTGCTCTGTCGCAACAGGTTCTTCTGTTTAACCAAAGTCACCAAACAAGCAACACGAAACAATTAACAGGACAgaacaccaaacaaaaaaaccacctTTACACGTAAGTatcaaacacaataaaaaaaactagcacAAGACAACAGCACCAAATAGAGATAAACTGATAAAAGAACCAATAAACCCAGTCCTCCAAACTCTGAGATTTAGACTAAATAGACTAAACCTCCAAAACCTGGACAAGGAACCCTGACTGGCATCTTCCCCACATGGAGAGCTAAACAGTTACtgacccacgcacacacacaccaaggtCCAGTctagctctcacacacatagtCTGTCTCCCTATAATACACagccacatgcatgcacatacatacacaaaacacacaaaaaacatacactagAACTGCAGCATAAGTTTACCTGAAGACTCTGCTTTAGCCTGTTCTTCAATTGGAACGGGTTCATctgctatgaaaaaaaaaagagagttcAGTCAGTCAAGGGTCCTGGTGTTCATCTGATAGGCCCAGCCCATAACCAAGGTTAGTTCTACCTGCTGACATCCTTACATGCAATCAGTTCATAAACGGGGTGCTTAGTGAAGTAGACGCTTTCAGTAAAAGTGTGGCACTTTTAACTGAAGCACTTTAGTTATAGGAGCTTGCTGAAGGCTACAACAGCACTGCactacccagcatgccttgcagCTGCCCCTTCATAAAGACCACAGCTgttgtgaggggaggggagaaaatggagagaTTATGTGCAACAGTCCGTTGTACACTCGCAAGTAAACAAGCATGCATGAGTATACGAGCTTGAGTAAACGAGCGTGCGTGAGTAAACTAGCGTGAGTGAATATACGAGCACGAGTGAGTAAACaagcgtgagtgagtgagagattgATCCACAGCAGATTACACATCTGATATACAGGCACAGAGTTCAGCAATCATTCAGAGGAAGAGGCCAGTGTCAGATCTACACTTCCTGTATTAACCTTCTGTTTCTTCCTGAAGCATTTCCTCCTCTTCAGGAACTTCTGATGGGCAAATGCAACCACAGTATCACACAACCTGCTGCAAACTGTTCCTGCACAAATCCTTTACTTCCATTCAATCCAGATCTTACAAACCCAACTCTTCCAAACAACTTTAATTCTAGCACATGCTGCAAAGACTAGCCACTGCACACCTCAGATCTTTCCCCATCCCTTCTATAGAAATTAAACACTTAAAACGATGTCGTGAAACGTAACTGTCATTCAAAACCAACCTTCAGATTCACCTTCAGTTAACGCTTCAGCCTCTGGCTCTGCTGGAAAACAGGAGGGGAATTCAATAATGCTAGACGAACACAGTAatcaaaatacctttttttacaaacacataAAGAACCCAGGAAAACCAATATGACATTAAAGCCATTTAATTCAGTCGAGACTTCCCCACCCCTTTAATCCTGGAAGCAAAAAAGTTCTTATGTGCCCAATACAGCAGCTATTTGGAGATAAGGTTGCTTGCCTAGCTACCACTTCACTTGAATATTTTAATCAATCAGCAGTGACCATTTagcaggcagccaatcagaagagagCTTCCAGTAAACATCCATACAGAATGGTCACTGTCAGATATGCTATCATATCTACAAATAGCACACCACACTGACCACTTCAAAAGCAGAAGAGACACTTATTAGTGATAAAATAACGCAACTAATAATCATGCAACAGCACAGATTTCCGTTTGAAAAACTATGCAGTTTTCATTTATCTGTTCCAAGTTTCATGTTTGAGACTTAGTTACCTTTGCAGAAATTGTTTAATTGAGCTCAAAGCTTATTAATGTAACACATCAATCACATTCTCAAGTTTCGTAAACTCTGATCACAAGTACCCGCACAGTGTAGATAACACTGAGGGGAGAGATTCATGTGTAACTGCTCCTATCTCATCTTCAAACTACGGGTGAAAAACCAACATGGACCTTACCAAACGTACACGTAGGACTGTCTATCTGAAAAAGATAAGATTAGCCATACGTGTCCTTTTGCAATTTGGCCACAGGTGCTCAGTAGTGCACGTTTCTGAGAAAATCATTCAGGAAAGCGACTGTCAGCGAAATGCAGGGCCTTgaaaaattgtgattttttttgggagggggggtgaccTCTGTTGGTGAAATTCTGTCTTTAGTTGCTTgggttttttggaatattttaaaGCACCCAATTGTTCTTGCTAAACCTAcatatgtactttttaaaaagttagaGATTTTATGGAACTGTGTTTTGGGGAAAACCTTGGGTAACTCATTAACAGAGCAGCCATACAAAGTTAGTTGAATCAGTGGAAACCAGGAACTGAGTTACTAGGGAGCTCACCCTCTTCAGCTGCAGctacctcctcctccactggcTCCGACTCCCCCTCTTCCTGGGCTACTTCCTCCTCTTCAACATCTTCTGCAGGAGCAGCCTCTTCCTGCACCTCCTCAACAGCTTCCTCTTCCACAGGTGCAGCCTCTTCTTCCTCAACTGGTGCTGCCTCTTCTTCCTCAACTGGTGcagcctcttcctcctcaaCTGGTGCAGCCTCTTCTTCCTCAACTGGTGCAGCCTCTTCTTCCTCAACTGGTGcagcctcttcctcctcaaCCAGGGCGGCCTCTTCCACTTCAACTGGAGTGGCTACCTCCTCTTCTATGGGAGCAGCCACTTCCTCTTCCACGGGAGCAGCCACTTCCTCTTCCACGGGAGCAGCCACTTCCTCTTCCACGGGAGCAGCCACTTCCTCTTCTACGGGAGCAGCCACTTCCTCTTCTACGGGAGCAGCCACTTCTTCTTCTACGGGAGCAGCCACTTCCTCTTCTACGGGAGCAGCCACTTCCGCTTCCACGGGAGCAGCCTCTTCCGCTTCCACAGGAGCAGCCTCGTCCGCTTCCACAGGAGcagcctcttcctcttccacaGGAGCAGCCTCTTCCTCTTCAACGGCAGcagcctcttcctcttccacaGGAGCAGCCACTTCCTCTTCTACAGGAGCAGCCACTTCCTCCTCCACGGGAGCAGCCACTTCCTCTTCTTCAGTAACAGCTACTTCCTCTTCTGCAGGAGCAGCCTCTTCTCCCCAAAGACCTGCTTCCTCTTCAACTGGGGCAGCCACTTCCTCCAAAACTggttcctcctccaccacctgctcttcctccacctcttcctctACAGCTTCGATCTCTTCCTCCACCTCTGGCTCTAAAAGGGATGAgtcacaagtgcatcaacatgATGAAATGATAAACAGCAACGATTTACACAAGGCAAGCATAAATCACTCGGAGGCTGAGTTTTCTAATCTGCGAATACggaaaaataaagcattctaaTTTTACAGAAAGTGTCAGATTTCGATGTGGGGAATTTGGGCATCTCTGCCACATGACCCCGGTTAACTGAAAGAGCCGTAGAAGTGTGtaatacgcacatgcacaacgTGCAGAAAATTTCCGCCAATGTGACAGCTTAAGCCCAATACaaccaaatgtataaaaaaggacAAGAGCTGGAAAATTAGTCTGCTTAAATAAGTTACTTCCCCAAAAGGCCCCTCAGTGTTGTATTACTTTCTGGTTGACAACATTAACTTTTCCCGTGAAAAAAACCCAGGGATGTTGGGTCCTGGTTAAAATCTCAgttcaaaatgtttatttcagtattcaatctcttaaaaaataagaaaaagtcaCTAGTTGACAAATCACATcctttaacattaacattaacattatagACAAATGTGTCAAAAGCCTAGAGCACAGTATGAAGAATCTAGggcataaatacacacaataataatcaACGCACTAAAGGGGATTATAAAACACTTAATGATTGCTCAACAGGAGGCTTCTCCGGAGGCAGAAAGGACATCCGGTTGGCGGCCATCGAGATTAATGAACTACAGAATACGGTCAGTGTCaatatccattaaaaaatatattggagGCATAACCGCCAGGATGTGGAGTCTGTCCAAGAAACACAAGGTTTCTGTCCAAAAGCGTAATGTGGACTTTGGGTTGAGACGTGAAGTGTAGCAGTCCTGCCCCAAATAAACATGGACAAGGCAAGGCAACGCACCTGTAGGCTCCTCCACGACGGGCTCTGGCTCAGGCTCAGGTTCCGGTTCCGGTTCCGGTTCTTGTTCTGGTTCCGGTTCCAGTTCAAGCTCAGGTTCTGGCTCAGGTTCTGCAGATGGATAGATCAACAGTTCAAAGCTCCTTCGTACTTGTGAGTGAGCAGAGCACATCCGCTGTGTGGCTGGCTATCGCAGGGGGTCCCCCAAAACCCACCCAAAACCCACCTCAATGGCAGCAGGCAAGCCTACCCTGATGGGGGTGGCAGCAGGCACCAGAGGAGTGCGGGATAATGGGGAACAGCTGGTGGGGtcccctgactcaggtgctctGCTGGAGCTGGGCTGCCAGTAAAACTCCGGCTATTAGCGCAGTACTGCATCGTGTCTATGAAACGCTGCTAGGCAGACCCTACTTTCATAAATGAGCTTTCCGGTTCTGATCCAACTTCATTAAACAATAACGCTCATTATGCATGCCGCTGCTTTTCAtccaaagaggaaaaaatgagaaaataaagggaaaaaatgaaaccactAGATTCATgtgagaaaaacaacacaaacattgCCAGAAACAGTTAATCAGCACATGCATTTTCACGCATTTCTAACACAACACGTTCTCGCATTCAAGtgaaaaacaagtttttgtTAAATTAAGAAAAGTAGTACCTGACACTCTGCTAAATTCACGCTCCACTTGGATTTCAATGCAATGTACTGCAGGTTAACTAACCTTACCTCAAAGGGTACGACAACATAAAGCAGAATAAGAATGTACTGATATATTTAGCTTAACCATATGCAGAATTTCGAATTATGACATATACTGGGGGAATTACATAATCACATCAAACAACCAGTtattgccttttaatttttattttatttatttttcttagcatctgcacatttatgaaacacaaaataaccaaTAGGACAGTTAAAGATGCCAACGTATTATTCACCAGTTGGTCAGGCCTTTTCGTAATGGATTTACACAAGAGCCTGCCTTATGAAGCAATACCAGCTTATCTACAATCCGGTTAAAGAGTGATCACCTTTCCATGTCTCGTCGACCAATGAGGGTGTTCTGTACGACTACATTCCACTCATGCTAGTGACATGCATGTAGAATCGATGGCTCTTTCCAGCACGGCGGGTTAATGTTTAACTTCCAGTTAGATAACCGCAACTAGTCCCTACAAGGACAGATGTACAGGGGGAAGACTGGTGTGTTCCTAACAGCATGGAGAGGCCAGTAAGCAGGAGGAAGACACAGTGCCTGGCCTAACTACACCGGCATGGTTCTGCAGCAAAGTGAATAAATATACCCAAAATATAcctttattacattatatattcgGTCACATGT
This region of Anguilla rostrata isolate EN2019 chromosome 8, ASM1855537v3, whole genome shotgun sequence genomic DNA includes:
- the asph gene encoding aspartyl/asparaginyl beta-hydroxylase isoform X47, which produces MCSFQWTSCQRCSCLAEDGGSEAKQQLANKNGKKPEGGAGGSFFTWFMVLALLGVWTSVAVVWFDLVDYQGVVAKAKDLHSNLSEVIQGKLGSYDADNDGDFDLEDVQVMLGLKDKPAVVVQTEATKEEAAAPPAEQEPEPEPELELEPEPEQEPEPEPEPEPEPEPVVEEPTEPEVEEEIEAVEEEVEEEQVVEEEPVLEEVAAPVEEEAGLWGEEAAPAEEEVAVTEEEEVAAPVEEEVAAPVEEEVAAPVEEEEAAAVEEEEAAPVEEEEAAPVEADEAAPVEAEEAAPVEAEVAAPVEEEVAAPVEEEVAAPVEEEVAAPVEEEVAAPVEEEVAAPVEEEVAAPVEEEVAAPIEEEVATPVEVEEAALVEEEEAAPVEEEEAAPVEEEEAAPVEEEEAAPVEEEEAAPVEEEEAAPVEEEAVEEVQEEAAPAEDVEEEEVAQEEGESEPVEEEVAAAEEEPEAEALTEADEPVPIEEQAKAESSEEPVATEQQFEEEPIDT
- the asph gene encoding aspartyl/asparaginyl beta-hydroxylase isoform X23, with translation MCSFQWTSCQRCSCLAEDGGSEAKQQLANKNGKKPEGGAGGSFFTWFMVLALLGVWTSVAVVWFDLVDYQGVVAKAKDLHSNLSEVIQGKLGSYDADNDGDFDLEDVQVMLGLKDKPAVVVQTEATKEEAAAPPAEQEPEPEPELELEPEPEQEPEPEPEPEPEPEPVVEEPTEPEVEEEIEAVEEEVEEEQVVEEEPVLEEVAAPVEEEAGLWGEEAAPAEEEVAVTEEEEVAAPVEEEVAAPVEEEVAAPVEEEEAAAVEEEEAAPVEEEEAAPVEADEAAPVEAEEAAPVEAEVAAPVEEEVAAPVEEEVAAPVEEEVAAPVEEEVAAPVEEEVAAPVEEEVAAPVEEEVAAPIEEEVATPVEVEEAALVEEEEAAPVEEEEAAPVEEEEAAPVEEEEAAPVEEEEAAPVEEEEAAPVEEEAVEEVQEEAAPAEDVEEEEVAQEEGESEPVEEEVAAAEEEVPEEEEMLQEETEDEPVPIEEQAKAESSEEPVATEQQFEEEPIEEPVATEQQFEEEPIDT
- the asph gene encoding aspartyl/asparaginyl beta-hydroxylase isoform X32, which encodes MCSFQWTSCQRCSCLAEDGGSEAKQQLANKNGKKPEGGAGGSFFTWFMVLALLGVWTSVAVVWFDLVDYQGVVAKAKDLHSNLSEVIQGKLGSYDADNDGDFDLEDVQVMLGLKDKPAVVVQTEATKEEAAAPPAEQEPEPEPELELEPEPEQEPEPEPEPEPEPEPVVEEPTEPEVEEEIEAVEEEVEEEQVVEEEPVLEEVAAPVEEEAGLWGEEAAPAEEEVAVTEEEEVAAPVEEEVAAPVEEEVAAPVEEEEAAAVEEEEAAPVEEEEAAPVEADEAAPVEAEEAAPVEAEVAAPVEEEVAAPVEEEVAAPVEEEVAAPVEEEVAAPVEEEVAAPVEEEVAAPVEEEVAAPIEEEVATPVEVEEAALVEEEEAAPVEEEEAAPVEEEEAAPVEEEEAAPVEEEEAAPVEEEEAAPVEEEAVEEVQEEAAPAEDVEEEEVAQEEGESEPVEEEVAAAEEAEPEAEALTEEVPEEEEMLQEETEDEPVPIEEQAKAESSEEPVATEQQFEEEPIDT
- the asph gene encoding aspartyl/asparaginyl beta-hydroxylase isoform X12, with product MCSFQWTSCQRCSCLAEDGGSEAKQQLANKNGKKPEGGAGGSFFTWFMVLALLGVWTSVAVVWFDLVDYQGVVAKAKDLHSNLSEVIQGKLGSYDADNDGDFDLEDVQVMLGLKDKPAVVVQTEATKEEAAAPPAEQEPEPEPELELEPEPEQEPEPEPEPEPEPEPVVEEPTEPEVEEEIEAVEEEVEEEQVVEEEPVLEEVAAPVEEEAGLWGEEAAPAEEEVAVTEEEEVAAPVEEEVAAPVEEEVAAPVEEEEAAAVEEEEAAPVEEEEAAPVEADEAAPVEAEEAAPVEAEVAAPVEEEVAAPVEEEVAAPVEEEVAAPVEEEVAAPVEEEVAAPVEEEVAAPVEEEVAAPIEEEVATPVEVEEAALVEEEEAAPVEEEEAAPVEEEEAAPVEEEEAAPVEEEEAAPVEEEEAAPVEEEAVEEVQEEAAPAEDVEEEEVAQEEGESEPVEEEVAAAEEAEPEAEALTEEVPEEEEMLQEETEDEPVPIEEQAKAESSEEPVATEQQFEEEPIEEPVATEQQFEEEPIDT
- the asph gene encoding aspartyl/asparaginyl beta-hydroxylase isoform X15; this encodes MCSFQWTSCQRCSCLAEDGGSEAKQQLANKNGKKPEGGAGGSFFTWFMVLALLGVWTSVAVVWFDLVDYQGVVAKAKDLHSNLSEVIQGKLGSYDADNDGDFDLEDVQVMLGLKDKPAVVVQTEATKEEAAAPPAEQEPEPEPELELEPEPEQEPEPEPEPEPEPEPVVEEPTEPEVEEEIEAVEEEVEEEQVVEEEPVLEEVAAPVEEEAGLWGEEAAPAEEEVAVTEEEEVAAPVEEEVAAPVEEEVAAPVEEEEAAAVEEEEAAPVEEEEAAPVEADEAAPVEAEEAAPVEAEVAAPVEEEVAAPVEEEVAAPVEEEVAAPVEEEVAAPVEEEVAAPVEEEVAAPVEEEVAAPIEEEVATPVEVEEAALVEEEEAAPVEEEEAAPVEEEEAAPVEEEEAAPVEEEEAAPVEEEEAAPVEEEAVEEVQEEAAPAEDVEEEEVAQEEGESEPVEEEVAAAEEAEPEAEALTEVPEEEEMLQEETEDEPVPIEEQAKAESSEEPVATEQQFEEEPIEEPVATEQQFEEEPIDT
- the asph gene encoding aspartyl/asparaginyl beta-hydroxylase isoform X29, whose product is MCSFQWTSCQRCSCLAEDGGSEAKQQLANKNGKKPEGGAGGSFFTWFMVLALLGVWTSVAVVWFDLVDYQGVVAKAKDLHSNLSEVIQGKLGSYDADNDGDFDLEDVQVMLGLKDKPAVVVQTEATKEEAAAPPAEQEPEPEPELELEPEPEQEPEPEPEPEPEPEPVVEEPTEPEVEEEIEAVEEEVEEEQVVEEEPVLEEVAAPVEEEAGLWGEEAAPAEEEVAVTEEEEVAAPVEEEVAAPVEEEVAAPVEEEEAAAVEEEEAAPVEEEEAAPVEADEAAPVEAEEAAPVEAEVAAPVEEEVAAPVEEEVAAPVEEEVAAPVEEEVAAPVEEEVAAPVEEEVAAPVEEEVAAPIEEEVATPVEVEEAALVEEEEAAPVEEEEAAPVEEEEAAPVEEEEAAPVEEEEAAPVEEEEAAPVEEEAVEEVQEEAAPAEDVEEEEVAQEEGESEPVEEEVAAAEEEPEAEALTEADEPVPIEEQAKAESSEEPVATEQQFEEEPIEEPVATEQQFEEEPIDT
- the asph gene encoding aspartyl/asparaginyl beta-hydroxylase isoform X13, with product MCSFQWTSCQRCSCLAEDGGSEAKQQLANKNGKKPEGGAGGSFFTWFMVLALLGVWTSVAVVWFDLVDYQGVVAKAKDLHSNLSEVIQGKLGSYDADNDGDFDLEDVQVMLGLKDKPAVVVQTEATKEEAAAPPAEQEPEPEPELELEPEPEQEPEPEPEPEPEPEPVVEEPTEPEVEEEIEAVEEEVEEEQVVEEEPVLEEVAAPVEEEAGLWGEEAAPAEEEVAVTEEEEVAAPVEEEVAAPVEEEVAAPVEEEEAAAVEEEEAAPVEEEEAAPVEADEAAPVEAEEAAPVEAEVAAPVEEEVAAPVEEEVAAPVEEEVAAPVEEEVAAPVEEEVAAPVEEEVAAPVEEEVAAPIEEEVATPVEVEEAALVEEEEAAPVEEEEAAPVEEEEAAPVEEEEAAPVEEEEAAPVEEEEAAPVEEEAVEEVQEEAAPAEDVEEEEVAQEEGESEPVEEEVAAAEEEPEAEALTEVPEEEEMLQEETEADEPVPIEEQAKAESSEEPVATEQQFEEEPIEEPVATEQQFEEEPIDT
- the asph gene encoding aspartyl/asparaginyl beta-hydroxylase isoform X19, which gives rise to MCSFQWTSCQRCSCLAEDGGSEAKQQLANKNGKKPEGGAGGSFFTWFMVLALLGVWTSVAVVWFDLVDYQGVVGKLGSYDADNDGDFDLEDVQVMLGLKDKPAVVVQTEATKEEAAAPPAEQEPEPEPELELEPEPEQEPEPEPEPEPEPEPVVEEPTEPEVEEEIEAVEEEVEEEQVVEEEPVLEEVAAPVEEEAGLWGEEAAPAEEEVAVTEEEEVAAPVEEEVAAPVEEEVAAPVEEEEAAAVEEEEAAPVEEEEAAPVEADEAAPVEAEEAAPVEAEVAAPVEEEVAAPVEEEVAAPVEEEVAAPVEEEVAAPVEEEVAAPVEEEVAAPVEEEVAAPIEEEVATPVEVEEAALVEEEEAAPVEEEEAAPVEEEEAAPVEEEEAAPVEEEEAAPVEEEEAAPVEEEAVEEVQEEAAPAEDVEEEEVAQEEGESEPVEEEVAAAEEAEPEAEALTEGESEEVPEEEEMLQEETEADEPVPIEEQAKAESSEEPVATEQQFEEEPIEEPVATEQQFEEEPIDT
- the asph gene encoding aspartyl/asparaginyl beta-hydroxylase isoform X36, which codes for MCSFQWTSCQRCSCLAEDGGSEAKQQLANKNGKKPEGGAGGSFFTWFMVLALLGVWTSVAVVWFDLVDYQGVVAKAKDLHSNLSEVIQGKLGSYDADNDGDFDLEDVQVMLGLKDKPAVVVQTEATKEEAAAPPAEQEPEPEPELELEPEPEQEPEPEPEPEPEPEPVVEEPTEPEVEEEIEAVEEEVEEEQVVEEEPVLEEVAAPVEEEAGLWGEEAAPAEEEVAVTEEEEVAAPVEEEVAAPVEEEVAAPVEEEEAAAVEEEEAAPVEEEEAAPVEADEAAPVEAEEAAPVEAEVAAPVEEEVAAPVEEEVAAPVEEEVAAPVEEEVAAPVEEEVAAPVEEEVAAPVEEEVAAPIEEEVATPVEVEEAALVEEEEAAPVEEEEAAPVEEEEAAPVEEEEAAPVEEEEAAPVEEEEAAPVEEEAVEEVQEEAAPAEDVEEEEVAQEEGESEPVEEEVAAAEEDEPVPIEEQAKAESSEEPVATEQQFEEEPIEEPVATEQQFEEEPIDT
- the asph gene encoding aspartyl/asparaginyl beta-hydroxylase isoform X35: MGEPNAEVNEVAEEPEAKQQLANKNGKKPEGGAGGSFFTWFMVLALLGVWTSVAVVWFDLVDYQGVVAKAKDLHSNLSEVIQGKLGSYDADNDGDFDLEDVQVMLGLKDKPAVVVQTEATKEEAAAPPAEQEPEPEPELELEPEPEQEPEPEPEPEPEPEPVVEEPTEPEVEEEIEAVEEEVEEEQVVEEEPVLEEVAAPVEEEAGLWGEEAAPAEEEVAVTEEEEVAAPVEEEVAAPVEEEVAAPVEEEEAAAVEEEEAAPVEEEEAAPVEADEAAPVEAEEAAPVEAEVAAPVEEEVAAPVEEEVAAPVEEEVAAPVEEEVAAPVEEEVAAPVEEEVAAPVEEEVAAPIEEEVATPVEVEEAALVEEEEAAPVEEEEAAPVEEEEAAPVEEEEAAPVEEEEAAPVEEEEAAPVEEEAVEEVQEEAAPAEDVEEEEVAQEEGESEPVEEEVAAAEEAEPEAEALTEGESEEVPEEEEMLQEETEADEPVPIEEQAKAESSEEPVATEQQFEEEPIEEPVATEQQFEEEPIDT
- the asph gene encoding aspartyl/asparaginyl beta-hydroxylase isoform X10, which gives rise to MCSFQWTSCQRCSCLAEDGGSEAKQQLANKNGKKPEGGAGGSFFTWFMVLALLGVWTSVAVVWFDLVDYQGVVAKAKDLHSNLSEVIQGKLGSYDADNDGDFDLEDVQVMLGLKDKPAVVVQTEATKEEAAAPPAEQEPEPEPELELEPEPEQEPEPEPEPEPEPEPVVEEPTEPEVEEEIEAVEEEVEEEQVVEEEPVLEEVAAPVEEEAGLWGEEAAPAEEEVAVTEEEEVAAPVEEEVAAPVEEEVAAPVEEEEAAAVEEEEAAPVEEEEAAPVEADEAAPVEAEEAAPVEAEVAAPVEEEVAAPVEEEVAAPVEEEVAAPVEEEVAAPVEEEVAAPVEEEVAAPVEEEVAAPIEEEVATPVEVEEAALVEEEEAAPVEEEEAAPVEEEEAAPVEEEEAAPVEEEEAAPVEEEEAAPVEEEAVEEVQEEAAPAEDVEEEEVAQEEGESEPVEEEVAAAEEEPEAEALTEEVPEEEEMLQEETEADEPVPIEEQAKAESSEEPVATEQQFEEEPIEEPVATEQQFEEEPIDT